Proteins encoded in a region of the Paenibacillus pedocola genome:
- the yidD gene encoding membrane protein insertion efficiency factor YidD, whose amino-acid sequence MASLRRTVQAPIRVYRKFISPLKPATCRFYPTCSAYALEAIEVHGPVKGSWLAAKRIARCHPFHPGGLDPVPPREDQPPGESSARTT is encoded by the coding sequence ATGGCTAGCCTGCGCAGAACAGTTCAAGCTCCTATCCGGGTATACCGCAAGTTCATCTCACCGCTGAAGCCTGCGACCTGCCGGTTCTATCCGACATGCTCCGCATACGCGCTGGAGGCGATTGAGGTGCACGGCCCGGTGAAGGGCTCATGGCTCGCCGCAAAGCGGATTGCCAGATGCCATCCCTTCCATCCCGGAGGGCTGGACCCGGTGCCGCCGCGGGAAGATCAGCCGCCAGGTGAGAGCTCTGCCCGCACGACTTGA
- the metG gene encoding methionine--tRNA ligase, producing the protein MSEKKTFYLTTPIYYPSDKLHIGHAYSTVAGDAMARYKRLRGYEVRYLTGTDEHGQKIEEKAGKAGKTPQEFVDGIVEGIKELWRKLDISNDDFIRTTEPRHKKVVADIFDRLLKQGDIYKGEYEGWYCISDETFYTETQLVDIERDADGNITGGKSPDSGHPVELVKEESYFFRMSKYADRLIQFYEENPEFILPESRKNEMINNFIKPGLEDLAVSRTTFDWGVKVKGDDKHVVYVWIDALTNYITALGYGSEDRTLYDKFWPADVHIVGKEIVRFHTIYWPIILMALGEPLPKKVFAHGWLLMKDGKMSKSKGNVVDPVTLIDRYGLDALRYYLLREVPFGSDGTFTPESFVDRINYDLANDLGNLLNRTGAMVEKYFGGELPAYAGHVTAFDGELEAAANSTYVKVEEAMEKMEFSVALTAIGAFISRTNKYIDETQPWVLAKDESRAGELGSVMRHLVEGLRTASILLQPFLTGAPAKIWEQLGIQPGELTTWDSGKTFGLIPAGTKLAKGDPIFPRLDVAVEVAYIAEAMGAGKPAAAEAEAAPATAAPVAAEAEQEEEHKEEIGIDDFAKAELRVAQVIAAEPVKKADKLLKLQLDLGYEQRQVVSGIAKFYTPEELVGRKVICIVNLKPVKLRGELSQGMILAASKGDQLTIATVPDSMPNGAIVK; encoded by the coding sequence ATGAGCGAGAAGAAAACATTTTATTTAACGACCCCGATCTATTATCCAAGTGATAAGCTGCATATCGGGCATGCCTATTCGACGGTTGCCGGTGATGCAATGGCCCGTTACAAACGGCTGCGCGGCTATGAGGTCCGTTATTTGACCGGTACCGACGAGCATGGGCAGAAGATCGAAGAGAAGGCAGGCAAAGCCGGAAAGACGCCTCAGGAGTTTGTTGACGGGATTGTCGAGGGCATTAAGGAGCTGTGGCGCAAGCTGGATATCTCCAATGATGACTTCATCCGTACAACCGAACCCCGCCATAAAAAAGTGGTGGCCGATATCTTTGACCGCCTGCTGAAGCAGGGAGATATCTATAAAGGTGAGTACGAGGGCTGGTACTGTATTTCGGACGAGACGTTCTATACCGAGACTCAGCTTGTGGATATCGAACGTGATGCGGACGGCAATATTACCGGAGGCAAAAGCCCGGACAGCGGCCATCCCGTGGAGCTGGTCAAGGAAGAAAGCTATTTCTTCCGGATGAGCAAATATGCTGACCGGCTGATCCAGTTCTATGAGGAGAATCCGGAGTTTATTTTGCCGGAATCACGCAAGAACGAAATGATCAACAACTTCATCAAGCCGGGCCTTGAGGATCTTGCGGTTTCGCGTACAACGTTTGACTGGGGCGTAAAGGTTAAAGGCGATGACAAGCATGTGGTCTATGTATGGATTGATGCGCTCACCAACTATATTACAGCCCTTGGCTATGGTTCCGAGGACCGCACCCTGTATGACAAGTTCTGGCCTGCGGATGTGCATATCGTCGGCAAAGAAATTGTACGTTTCCATACCATCTACTGGCCGATTATTCTTATGGCGCTGGGCGAGCCCCTGCCGAAGAAGGTTTTCGCCCACGGCTGGCTGCTGATGAAGGACGGCAAAATGTCCAAATCGAAGGGCAATGTCGTTGACCCGGTTACGCTGATTGACCGCTATGGTCTGGATGCGCTGCGTTACTACCTGCTGCGTGAGGTTCCGTTCGGTTCGGACGGCACGTTTACACCGGAGAGCTTCGTCGACCGGATCAACTACGACCTCGCCAATGATCTCGGCAACCTGTTGAACCGTACCGGAGCGATGGTGGAGAAGTACTTCGGCGGCGAGCTTCCGGCTTATGCAGGTCACGTTACTGCATTTGACGGGGAGCTGGAAGCGGCAGCAAACAGCACCTATGTCAAGGTAGAAGAAGCCATGGAAAAGATGGAGTTCTCCGTGGCGCTTACCGCGATTGGAGCTTTTATCAGCCGGACGAATAAATATATCGACGAAACCCAGCCATGGGTGCTTGCCAAGGATGAGAGCAGAGCCGGCGAGCTGGGATCAGTAATGAGACATCTCGTGGAAGGACTGCGCACAGCCTCAATTCTGCTTCAGCCGTTCCTGACCGGTGCACCGGCCAAAATCTGGGAGCAGCTTGGCATCCAGCCGGGTGAACTGACTACTTGGGACAGCGGCAAGACCTTTGGCCTGATTCCGGCCGGAACGAAGCTGGCCAAGGGCGACCCGATCTTCCCGCGGCTTGACGTCGCAGTGGAAGTGGCCTACATCGCAGAGGCAATGGGTGCAGGCAAGCCGGCAGCCGCCGAGGCGGAAGCTGCACCAGCAACTGCAGCCCCGGTTGCCGCCGAAGCGGAGCAGGAGGAAGAGCACAAAGAAGAAATCGGCATCGACGATTTCGCCAAAGCCGAGCTGCGCGTGGCTCAGGTTATCGCAGCAGAGCCGGTTAAGAAGGCAGATAAGCTGCTGAAGCTGCAGCTGGATCTGGGGTACGAGCAGCGGCAGGTCGTTTCCGGGATTGCCAAGTTCTATACACCGGAAGAACTGGTAGGCCGTAAAGTCATCTGCATCGTCAACCTGAAGCCGGTGAAGCTGCGCGGCGAGCTGTCGCAAGGCATGATTCTGGCGGCCTCCAAAGGCGACCAACTGACCATCGCTACTGTTCCGGACAGCATGCCAAACGGAGCTATTGTTAAATAA
- a CDS encoding Fur family transcriptional regulator, with product MLSTEQILEAMSGQGLRITDQRKTLAKLFGENTGYLSAKDVYDHMGRKYSGLSFDTVYRNLRVMEELGVLEQVVFEEGVKFKASCSQDHHHHHMICLQCMKTYPIHFCPMNLTDTPDQFRVVKHKFEVFGYCKECESSREEDSAVAAHGKEGR from the coding sequence ATGCTGTCGACAGAACAAATACTGGAAGCAATGTCGGGGCAGGGTCTGCGAATCACCGATCAGCGCAAAACGCTTGCCAAGTTATTCGGCGAGAATACGGGATATTTGTCGGCGAAGGATGTTTATGATCATATGGGGCGCAAGTACAGCGGACTCAGCTTCGATACGGTCTACCGCAACCTGCGTGTGATGGAGGAGCTCGGCGTACTGGAGCAGGTGGTATTTGAAGAAGGCGTCAAATTCAAAGCCAGCTGCAGTCAGGACCACCATCATCATCATATGATATGCCTTCAGTGTATGAAGACTTACCCGATCCATTTCTGCCCGATGAATTTAACGGATACCCCGGATCAGTTCCGGGTAGTCAAGCATAAATTTGAGGTGTTCGGTTACTGCAAGGAATGTGAAAGCAGCCGTGAAGAAGACTCAGCCGTAGCGGCTCACGGCAAAGAAGGCCGCTGA
- a CDS encoding stalk domain-containing protein — protein sequence MNLKKLTLVAALVVSQAAAAVPAFAVPVSTAGVSSTVYAAEAAKVSEVTLQPEATDPLPSEVPAGTVTSTATPNPTATTTPATTPAVTPVPSETAVPAATEGINAQPVNTVTAVYAATSNQLILMMNSNKMYKNGTPYLANQPMAVKYGVSYVSIRAMVEMVGVSYTYDYKTKEVIVTKGTSVMRFKTDSKIYTVNGSKVTMKGPAYQYKGTFMVPLTSITYALGIPYTVDNIGKRVILTLNTKPTATFSVQPTEIYAGQTYITYKTTSSSPNGTPIVEEIWSGNKQDMYDQPGYYTVTYSVRDANGVLSDPYSVTINVLQPNQPPVANFTTNKEEYKMGEPVTLTDLSYDPENEALTAEWTNRALAFFNPGPVSIQLKVTDKHGLSSTFEKTINITSEQLYTQDEVAKLFTLPGDIISMDGGMIPGLTNVNNTTSSEDYLLIRSNSPETVNTEGILYRETAVGKTRFLVHHMNNMSTRQKLYVIATNNNLYPTTITTQYSGIAGPVTSPEYTGKISILKYYTSMLTNEKYSSVTLQPGQSMPILTDINKVSMKPGEVLSLSADLFSDLTVQYNVVMVEESKDPVALLPTLPILDRDGVHNRGTYPNSTRIINVSDVVGATQAKLVLGDNKNDLNLIGMDPMTGTTASNAGNFGVLYKIRLERVAPNTLITFNPRGGNYLGSLMVNNTIVNLPNKGNLSSSDMNAVVYRSGNYEGPVDIVFSVASGSNLPVNFVFTPLPALKQ from the coding sequence ATGAATTTGAAAAAACTAACATTAGTCGCTGCATTGGTTGTATCGCAAGCTGCAGCAGCCGTTCCGGCGTTTGCCGTACCGGTCAGTACCGCAGGGGTATCCAGCACTGTTTACGCAGCAGAAGCTGCTAAGGTGTCTGAGGTAACGCTTCAGCCGGAGGCTACCGATCCGCTGCCAAGTGAAGTTCCAGCCGGAACGGTTACATCAACAGCAACCCCGAATCCTACGGCAACAACAACCCCGGCAACAACCCCGGCAGTGACCCCGGTTCCGTCGGAAACTGCAGTTCCTGCTGCGACTGAAGGTATTAATGCCCAGCCAGTAAACACGGTGACAGCCGTTTATGCAGCAACCTCCAATCAGCTCATACTAATGATGAACAGCAATAAAATGTACAAGAACGGCACACCGTATCTGGCTAATCAGCCGATGGCCGTCAAATACGGAGTATCCTACGTCTCCATTCGCGCTATGGTGGAGATGGTGGGCGTGAGTTACACCTATGATTACAAAACTAAAGAAGTCATTGTTACCAAAGGCACCAGTGTGATGCGTTTCAAAACAGACAGCAAAATTTATACCGTAAACGGCAGTAAAGTGACGATGAAAGGTCCGGCTTACCAATATAAAGGAACATTTATGGTTCCTCTGACCTCCATTACCTACGCGCTCGGAATTCCGTATACGGTTGATAACATAGGGAAGCGTGTCATTCTGACACTGAACACTAAGCCGACAGCTACTTTTAGCGTTCAACCGACGGAAATTTATGCCGGCCAGACCTATATTACTTATAAAACCACTAGTTCTTCTCCAAATGGAACACCCATTGTTGAGGAAATCTGGAGCGGTAATAAGCAGGATATGTATGATCAGCCCGGGTATTATACAGTGACTTATTCTGTCCGGGATGCAAACGGGGTGTTAAGTGACCCTTATTCTGTGACGATTAATGTGCTGCAGCCTAACCAGCCGCCGGTCGCTAATTTCACAACCAACAAAGAAGAGTACAAGATGGGTGAGCCGGTAACCCTTACTGATCTAAGCTATGATCCGGAAAATGAAGCACTGACTGCCGAGTGGACGAACCGCGCTTTGGCATTCTTTAATCCAGGTCCGGTGTCGATTCAATTGAAAGTAACGGATAAGCACGGTCTGAGCAGTACTTTTGAGAAAACCATTAATATTACCAGCGAACAGCTGTATACCCAGGATGAAGTAGCGAAGCTGTTCACTCTGCCGGGAGACATTATTTCTATGGACGGCGGAATGATTCCTGGATTGACTAATGTGAATAATACCACTTCATCCGAGGATTACTTACTGATCCGCAGCAACAGTCCAGAGACAGTTAATACGGAAGGAATATTGTACCGTGAAACTGCGGTCGGCAAGACACGCTTCCTTGTTCATCACATGAACAATATGTCTACAAGACAGAAGCTGTATGTTATCGCAACCAACAATAATCTGTATCCGACGACCATTACAACGCAATATTCAGGGATTGCCGGTCCGGTTACTTCCCCGGAATATACCGGTAAAATCTCGATCCTGAAGTATTACACATCTATGCTGACTAATGAAAAATACAGCTCCGTGACGCTGCAGCCAGGCCAGAGCATGCCAATCCTGACGGATATTAATAAAGTGTCCATGAAGCCGGGTGAAGTACTGTCTCTTAGTGCCGATCTGTTCAGTGATCTCACGGTTCAATACAATGTGGTGATGGTCGAAGAAAGTAAGGATCCAGTGGCTCTGCTGCCAACACTGCCGATTCTGGACCGTGACGGCGTACACAACCGCGGAACCTATCCGAATTCCACACGGATCATTAATGTGAGCGATGTGGTCGGAGCTACACAAGCTAAGCTGGTGCTTGGTGATAACAAGAACGACTTGAATCTGATTGGTATGGACCCTATGACCGGAACCACAGCGTCCAATGCCGGAAACTTCGGTGTGCTGTACAAAATCAGACTCGAACGCGTCGCACCAAACACCCTGATTACGTTTAACCCGCGCGGAGGCAATTATCTTGGCTCATTGATGGTGAATAATACCATTGTCAACCTGCCGAATAAAGGCAACCTGTCCAGCTCGGATATGAATGCTGTAGTCTACCGCTCCGGCAATTATGAAGGCCCGGTAGATATCGTATTCTCCGTGGCTTCCGGAAGCAATCTCCCGGTTAACTTTGTCTTCACGCCGCTTCCTGCATTGAAGCAATAA
- a CDS encoding metal ABC transporter substrate-binding protein has protein sequence MSFKGLHRGLLIALALPVLLMLAACGTKSSGSIVEGKVNVVTTFYPIYEFAGEIGGEDVNAINLLPVGVEPHDWTPRSQDIINTSKAQLFLYNGAGLEGWVPNFLKSLESDSETKAVEVSQGVDYIMTDEEDGHDHGEAEEAEKHAAEGSSDSLHTDPHTWVSPKSALIMAENIKESLIAVDPAHKAGYEERYNKLAERLQALDSKFETELAKMPNKEIVVSHQAFAYLARDYGLTQHAIMGLSPDSEPRGQDLVNLAALVKEEGIKYIFFEELVSDKLAKTLAGEAGVETMVLNPVEGLTEAQEKNGDNYFTLMEKNLQNLILALQ, from the coding sequence ATGTCTTTCAAAGGTTTGCACAGAGGACTGCTGATTGCGCTTGCCCTGCCGGTTCTGTTGATGCTCGCAGCCTGCGGCACTAAGAGCAGCGGGAGTATTGTCGAGGGTAAAGTAAACGTGGTCACAACTTTTTATCCCATATATGAATTTGCCGGTGAAATTGGCGGCGAAGATGTGAATGCAATCAATCTGCTGCCGGTTGGGGTGGAGCCCCATGACTGGACACCGCGCAGCCAGGATATTATCAATACCTCCAAGGCACAGTTATTCCTGTATAATGGAGCGGGCCTTGAGGGCTGGGTGCCGAATTTCCTGAAAAGTCTGGAAAGCGACAGTGAAACCAAGGCTGTTGAAGTCAGCCAGGGCGTGGATTATATTATGACTGACGAAGAAGATGGACATGATCACGGTGAAGCAGAAGAAGCGGAGAAGCATGCGGCGGAAGGCAGCAGTGACAGTCTGCATACGGATCCCCACACCTGGGTAAGTCCAAAATCGGCACTGATCATGGCGGAAAATATTAAAGAGAGCCTGATTGCGGTTGATCCAGCGCATAAAGCGGGCTATGAGGAGCGTTATAACAAGCTTGCTGAGCGTTTGCAGGCATTGGACAGCAAATTCGAGACAGAGCTTGCCAAGATGCCGAATAAAGAGATTGTCGTCTCCCATCAGGCTTTTGCGTATCTGGCACGCGACTATGGCCTGACCCAGCATGCCATTATGGGCTTATCGCCGGATTCGGAGCCGCGCGGTCAGGATCTGGTGAACCTGGCTGCACTCGTGAAAGAGGAAGGCATCAAGTATATCTTTTTCGAAGAATTAGTCTCCGATAAGCTGGCCAAAACACTGGCAGGTGAAGCGGGTGTGGAGACGATGGTACTGAATCCGGTGGAGGGACTGACTGAGGCTCAGGAGAAGAACGGGGATAATTATTTCACTTTGATGGAGAAAAATTTGCAAAATCTGATTCTGGCTTTACAATAA
- a CDS encoding metal ABC transporter ATP-binding protein yields MQSVSLDCHQHMIEIQDLSFSYGEQKVISGLNYTVKERDFLGIIGSNGAGKTTLMKMIVGLLPPTGGDIKLFGQSVRKFKDWERIGYVPQKNAFNPLFPATVREVVLSGLYNNKNLIRRVSKAQHRQCEDALEVMRIQDIAEKRVGQLSGGQQQRVFLARALINHPDLLILDEPTVGIDAETQAGFFDLIFHMHAHHHMTFLMVSHDIDMIKSYLGNEPVQSNGKINFYCRHSHEAQDCVVENLQHTLT; encoded by the coding sequence ATGCAATCGGTATCCCTGGACTGCCATCAGCATATGATTGAAATACAGGATTTGTCCTTCTCCTACGGGGAGCAGAAGGTGATTTCCGGTCTGAATTACACGGTGAAGGAACGAGATTTTCTAGGCATTATCGGTTCAAATGGAGCCGGCAAAACCACATTGATGAAAATGATCGTCGGCCTGCTGCCCCCAACCGGTGGTGACATCAAGTTGTTCGGCCAGTCGGTGCGGAAATTTAAGGATTGGGAACGGATCGGCTATGTTCCGCAGAAAAATGCTTTTAATCCGCTGTTCCCGGCCACGGTCCGTGAAGTCGTGTTGTCCGGGCTGTACAATAACAAAAATCTGATCCGCCGGGTATCCAAGGCTCAGCACCGCCAGTGCGAGGACGCGCTGGAAGTCATGCGGATTCAGGATATCGCCGAGAAAAGAGTAGGCCAGCTGTCCGGCGGCCAGCAGCAGCGTGTATTCCTGGCCCGTGCGCTGATCAACCATCCGGATCTGCTCATTTTGGACGAGCCAACGGTGGGGATTGACGCGGAGACGCAGGCGGGATTTTTTGATCTTATCTTCCATATGCATGCCCACCACCACATGACCTTCCTGATGGTATCGCATGACATTGACATGATCAAAAGCTATCTGGGTAACGAGCCGGTGCAGAGTAACGGCAAAATCAACTTCTACTGCCGCCACTCCCACGAGGCCCAGGATTGCGTGGTAGAGAATCTGCAGCATACGCTGACGTGA